Part of the Methylomonas rapida genome is shown below.
CGAGGCCTTCGGGGTGTTTCCGACCTTGCTGGAACGGGATTTCAATCTGCCGCCGCTGGCGGAATTACTCAGGGAAGTCGACACGATACGGGCAATTCAACAAGAAGCCAATCAACAGTCAGATAAGCGGGTAGCCTGATGGCCGTTGATTTTAAAACCAAACAAGCCGAATTCGCCGCCTACATTCGCGACCCGAGCAATCAACCCGTGCCAGCCGAGGTCGATCCCCAGCGCATGGCGATGTACCGGGAGCTGTTTTTCAACAACATCAATGGCTTTTTGAGCAGCAATTTTCCGGTATTGCGAACGATATTGGACGACGCGCAATGGCTGGAATTGGTGCAGGATTTTTTTCTCCGCCACCGCTGCCAAACCCCGCATTTTTCCGAAATTGCCGAGGAGTTTCTGGATTATCTGCAAAACGAACGCGAGGCAGCGGGCGATTATCCGTTCTTATTGGAACTAGCCCATTACGAATGGGTGGAAATGGCGTTAGCCATAGCCAAAGCCTCGCCGTTGTTTGGCGATGCGGCCTTCGTGAACGAGATTCTGCAACAAAAAATCGCGCTCTCGCCGCTAGCCTGGCCGCTGGTTTATCAATACCCGGTGGAAAAAATCGGTCCTGCGCTTCTGCCGCAAACCGCGCCGGCGCAACCCACTTACTTGATCGTGTATCGGGATAGCGACGATCAGGTGCATTTCATGCAGACCACGCCACTAACCTACCATTTATTGCAGTTGATCGAACAACTGGAAGGACAGGCCGGCGAAGCAGTTCTTGACGCGTTGGCTGTCGAAATCGCCGGACAAATCGACCCGCAGACCCTGCAAGACCTTGGCTTGCAAACCCTGCGGGAACTGGCCGGCAAGGGCATCGTCATTCCGGCTGTTGACGCTTGAAGCGATGCACCCAGACCAGACCATCGTCGTTCCATTCCATGTTGGCGTGCATTTTTAAAATCAAATCCTTGTACATCGCCAGACTCGGATAACCTTCGGCTTGCGCATCGGCATCGGTCATGTCGCCGATACGTTCTCTATCCACACGGGTCACGACGAATTCCACACCCTCCAGCACGAAAGTTTCACCAGGGTAGGCATAAAGGCCGTCGCGGCGTTGCTCGGTTTTTTGCCCGCTCAAGGCCGCGGCTACCAGTTTTGGGTGGCGAATCAGACGTTCGATGTCGCAGGTTTTTTCCGGATAATCTTGCATGTTCAATTCCTAATCGATTGGCTAAGCCGGTTATTATCAACCATAATGCCCGGTTTTACCTGTTGGAGATTCGTTATGCGTTATTTACATGCGATGGTTCGCGTCAAAAATCTTGACGAATCGCTGGATTTTTATTGCGACAAACTCGGGTTGACGGAAGTAAAGCGTATCGAAAACGAAGCGGGGCGTTTTACCTTGGTCTATCTGGCCGCGCCCGGCGACTACCGACAAGCCAGCGACAGCGACGCACCCTTGCTGGAACTGACCTATAACTGGGATAGCGAGGACTATACCGGCGGGCGTAACTTTGGCCATTTGGCCTTTGAAGTGGAGGACATTTACGCCATCTGCCAAAAGCTGATGAACCAAGGCGTCACCATCAATCGCCCGCCACGCGACGGCTGGATGGCCTTCATTCGTTCGCCTGACCAGATTTCGATCGAATTATTGCAAAAGGGTGGTGCGTTGCCACCGCAAGAACCCTGGGCGTCAATGCCCAATACTGGAACTTGGTGAGGACCTCCATTGCCGCCGCTCAGCCTTTACATCCACTTTCCCTGGTGCATCCAAAAATGCCCATATTGCGATTTCAATTCCCATGCCGTTAAAACCGGAATTCCGGAAATGCAGTACGTAGAGGCATTGCTGGCGGACCTGCAGGCCGATTTAACCTTATTGCCCAGCCCACGCCCCATAAGCAGCATTTTCATGGGCGGCGGCACGCCCAGCTTGTTTTCGCCTGATGCATTACGCCATTTACTAACCGGCGTGAGGCAACAGGCCGATTTGTGCCCCGATTGCGAAATCACGCTGGAAGCCAATCCAGGCACCTTCGAAAGTGCCAAATTCGAGGCCTTTAGAGCCCTGGGCATCAATAGGCTGTCGATAGGCATACAAAGCTTCAACGACCGGCATTTGCAGCGATTGGGCCGAGTGCATGACGCCGAGGAAGCCATCAAGGCAGTGAATATCGCCATTCAAGCCGGTTTCGACAATCTGAATCTGGACTTGATGTTCGGCCTGCCGGAACAAACCGAAGCCGAAGCCCTGGCCGACATCGAAACCGCCATTGCGTTGAATCCAAGCCATATTTCGTTTTACCAGCTCACGCTGGAACCCAACACCTATTTTTACCGCTTCCCGCCCAAGCTACCCGAGGACGACAGCATTTTTGCATTGCAAAAAGCCTGTCAGCAGCGCCTGTCCACGCGCGGTTACCAGCAATACGAGATTTCGGCCTATGCCAAGGCCGGATTTCAATGCCGCCACAATCGCAATTACTGGCAATTCGACGATTATCTGGGCATAGGCGCCGGCGCGCACGGCAAGATCAGTCGAAAACTGCCCTATGACATCGTGCGCACAGCCAAAACCAAACACCCGGAGCAGTATCTTGCCCGACGTACGATTGCCAGCATCGAACCGATCGCTATTGAGCAATTGCCCTTGGAATTTTTGATGAACCAGTTGCGCCTGAAAGCCGGCTTCCATCTGGACGACTATCGCACCCATACCGGCTTAGCCGCAGAAACGCTGGAACCGGCTTTATCCGAGTGCATCGCTGAAGGTTTGTTAACCAAACGAAGTCAGCAGGTTTGTTGCTCGGAAAAAGGTTGG
Proteins encoded:
- a CDS encoding HvfC family RiPP maturation protein, with translation MAVDFKTKQAEFAAYIRDPSNQPVPAEVDPQRMAMYRELFFNNINGFLSSNFPVLRTILDDAQWLELVQDFFLRHRCQTPHFSEIAEEFLDYLQNEREAAGDYPFLLELAHYEWVEMALAIAKASPLFGDAAFVNEILQQKIALSPLAWPLVYQYPVEKIGPALLPQTAPAQPTYLIVYRDSDDQVHFMQTTPLTYHLLQLIEQLEGQAGEAVLDALAVEIAGQIDPQTLQDLGLQTLRELAGKGIVIPAVDA
- a CDS encoding ASCH domain-containing protein codes for the protein MQDYPEKTCDIERLIRHPKLVAAALSGQKTEQRRDGLYAYPGETFVLEGVEFVVTRVDRERIGDMTDADAQAEGYPSLAMYKDLILKMHANMEWNDDGLVWVHRFKRQQPE
- a CDS encoding VOC family protein, with product MRYLHAMVRVKNLDESLDFYCDKLGLTEVKRIENEAGRFTLVYLAAPGDYRQASDSDAPLLELTYNWDSEDYTGGRNFGHLAFEVEDIYAICQKLMNQGVTINRPPRDGWMAFIRSPDQISIELLQKGGALPPQEPWASMPNTGTW
- the hemW gene encoding radical SAM family heme chaperone HemW; amino-acid sequence: MPPLSLYIHFPWCIQKCPYCDFNSHAVKTGIPEMQYVEALLADLQADLTLLPSPRPISSIFMGGGTPSLFSPDALRHLLTGVRQQADLCPDCEITLEANPGTFESAKFEAFRALGINRLSIGIQSFNDRHLQRLGRVHDAEEAIKAVNIAIQAGFDNLNLDLMFGLPEQTEAEALADIETAIALNPSHISFYQLTLEPNTYFYRFPPKLPEDDSIFALQKACQQRLSTRGYQQYEISAYAKAGFQCRHNRNYWQFDDYLGIGAGAHGKISRKLPYDIVRTAKTKHPEQYLARRTIASIEPIAIEQLPLEFLMNQLRLKAGFHLDDYRTHTGLAAETLEPALSECIAEGLLTKRSQQVCCSEKGWDFLDEILEKFIP